The Candidatus Marinimicrobia bacterium CG08_land_8_20_14_0_20_45_22 genomic sequence GCGCGGAAACGCCTGATCGAACAATATCGTAATCTTGGCAAAACGCCCAGCGATATCTCCCGCGTCAACAGCGTTTTAAACACCGAAGCGCTGACAATCGGTTTTTCACGACGGTTTGCGACATACAAGCGTGCGAATCTGATTTTCAGCGATCCTGACCGGTTAGCCAAAATTCTGACGAATAAAAAGTATCCAATACAGATTATTGTTGCGGGGAAAGCTCACCCGAAAGACGAGGAGGGGAAAAAACTGATCCGCCAAATTCTGAAATTTTCGCACGAGGAACCTTTCTATCGATCCATCACGTTTCTCGAAAATTACGATATGAACATGGCGCGCTATTTCGTTCAGGGATGCGATCTGTGGCTGAATAACCCGCGACGTGGACTTGAAGCTTGCGGTACCAGCGGAATGAAAGCCGCCGTCAATGGGGTGTTGAATTTTAGTACTTACGACGGTTGGTGGGACGAAATTTGCCAACCCGGCATTGGCTGGTCGATCGGCAAACGCGAAACTTATGAGGACCTCGACTATTGGGATAAACAGGACGCCAGCACACTTTATAACATTCTTGAGAACGAGATTCTTCCGACATATTATGATCGGGATTCTGATGGTTTGCCAAGGCGTTGGATTTCTATGATGAAATCCTCGATGAAGGAAATATGCCCGATTTTCAATACGAATCGGATGCTGATCGACTATACGGCAAATTTGTATTTTCCAGCCGCCGTAAGAACGACATTGATGCGTGAAAACGACTTTGCCGCCTCTAAGGAACTTGCCGCGTGGAAAGAAAAGATGCGTGAACACTGGGATTCCATTCGATTCCTGAAAATAGATGCTGGATCGATGGATGGACTTTCAGTAAAAAGCACTCTGAATGTTCGCGCTGAAATTTATCTCGATGTTATTCAACCGGAAGATGTCGAAGTTCAGATTTACTATGGGAAATTGGATATTCATGGAGATATCATCGACGGCGTCTTACTGCCGATGTCTCTCATCAGTCGCGCGGACTCCAATAAGTTCATCTACGAAGGAATCATTTCGAACTGGGAAAGCGGATTGAATGGTTACACCATCCGTTTGATTCCACAACATCCGGCGCTTGGAAATCCGTTTGAAGACGGGCTTGTTCATTGGTTTGAAGATTAGAAAAGATAACGGAACAATTTTTTTAATGCGAATTGAAAGTCACAACGAATGAAAATTTTAACAGATCCGTCTGCGATTGAAGCCATAAAAAAATCGAAAAATATTGCAGTTCTGACCGGCGCCGGCATTTCTGTTGAAAGCGGAATTCCGACATTTCGCGGTGAAAATGGACTTTGGACGAAATTATCTCCCGAAGAACTCGCCAGTTTTGAATCTTTTTATCAAAATACAGCCGTCGTTATGGAATGGTACAAGTACTGTCAGGAAATTATCTGGAAGTGTGAGCCCAATCCGGGACATTATGCTCTGGCTGAACTCAGTTACCTATCGGGGCATTTCGATTTAATTACGCAAAATATCGACGGATTGCATCAGCGTGCAGGTAGCCGGGACATTATCGAATTACATGGTAATCTTCTTGAAAACTATTGCATGCGGTGCGGTCAAAGATACTCCGTCGATGAGTTTGATGAGATTTTTAAGGATGCCAAGGATCACATCCCACGGTGTCATTGCGGAGGGCTGATCCGTCCGGATGTTGTTTGGTTCGGCGAAACGTTGCCGAAGGAAAATCTCGAAATGGCTTATGGCGCCGCAATCCATGCCGATGTTTTTCTTTCCATTGGGACCTCCGGGCAAGTTCGCCCCGCCGCCGATCTACCGGTTTTAGCCAAACAAAGTGGTGCTTTTCTCATTGAAATCAATACGCAAAAAACCGTTTTAAGCGGAGAATCTGACCTTATTTTACAAGGGAATTCCAGTGAAATTTTACCGCAACTCGTTGAAGATATCAAGACACTTTTACCGAAAGCCTGATTTGAGAAAAGGATATTTTCTTCACAAAAGCGATTTCTGGGTCAAGAAGTTTGG encodes the following:
- a CDS encoding NAD-dependent protein deacylase codes for the protein MKILTDPSAIEAIKKSKNIAVLTGAGISVESGIPTFRGENGLWTKLSPEELASFESFYQNTAVVMEWYKYCQEIIWKCEPNPGHYALAELSYLSGHFDLITQNIDGLHQRAGSRDIIELHGNLLENYCMRCGQRYSVDEFDEIFKDAKDHIPRCHCGGLIRPDVVWFGETLPKENLEMAYGAAIHADVFLSIGTSGQVRPAADLPVLAKQSGAFLIEINTQKTVLSGESDLILQGNSSEILPQLVEDIKTLLPKA